Proteins co-encoded in one Astyanax mexicanus isolate ESR-SI-001 chromosome 1, AstMex3_surface, whole genome shotgun sequence genomic window:
- the LOC125785594 gene encoding stonustoxin subunit beta-like — translation MITEKGCSSLASALNSNPSHLKELDLTYNHPGESGEKLLSARLEDPHCSLETLRMEHGGEIRIKPGLKKYGCDFTLDPNTVNPLLSLSEENRRVEWGEERQSYPDHPERFNWYQQVLSRERVTGRCYWEAEWSGRGAAVALSYKTISRKGSGSDCVFGWNINSWSLICSDNSYSVYHNKNRTEPPPRPSGCRRVGVYVDCPAGTLSFYRVSTDTPSHTLTHLHTPSHTPSHTLTHLHTLYTTFTQPLYAGIRVYGSGSSVTLCKIE, via the exons atgatcacagaaaaaggctgttcttctctggcttcagctcttaattcaaacccctcccacctgaaagagctggatctgacctacaaccacccaggagagtcaggagagaagctgctttctgccagactggaggatccacactgctcactggagacactcag aatggaacatggaggcgaaataagaatcaaacctggattaaagaaat acggctgtgatttcacactggatccaaacacagtaaaccctcttctctctctgagtgaggagaacaggagggtggagtggggaGAGGAGcggcagtcgtatcctgatcatccagagaggtttAATTGGTatcagcaggttctgagtagagagagagttactggacgctgttactgggaggctgagtggagcgggagaggagctgctgtagctctgagttataaaaccatcagcaggaaaggatctGGATCAGACTGTGTGTTTGGatggaatataaactcctggagtctgatctgctctgataacagttactctgtttatcacaataagaacagaactgaacccccccctcgtccctccggctgtaggagagtaggagtgtatgtggactgtcccgccggcactctgtccttctacagagtctccactgatacaccctcacacactctcacacacttacacacaccctcacacacaccctcacacactctcacacacttacacacactctacaccacctttactcagcccctctatgcagggattagggtttatggttctggctcctcagtgactctgtgtaaaatagaataa